A window from Citrus sinensis cultivar Valencia sweet orange chromosome 5, DVS_A1.0, whole genome shotgun sequence encodes these proteins:
- the LOC102631126 gene encoding cytochrome P450 CYP82D47-like, which translates to MDILGSSQTSTVAAILITLLIILYTSLSVSRNLLRKYTSKKKRGAPEAGGAWPVIGHLHLLGGPEPPHRVLGCMADKYGPIFTIKMGINRALVVSNWEMAKECLTTHDKVFASRPKTLAMEILGYNFSMFGFSPYGSYWRETRKIATLELLSNHRLEKLKHVREYELKTCLKELYQLWDNNKSTNKMLLVEMKRWLADSIRNVVLRMIVGKGCNSMDSEEWKELLTRFFEMSGKFVVSDALPFLRWLDIGGDERSMKKIAKELDVVVQGWLEEHKMKRDSQEMNQEEEDFMYVMLSILGDTDQYYGRDVDTINKAICLGLILAATDTTAVTLTWIISLLLNHHDILNKARNELDIQVGTKRQVNESDIKNLVYLQAILKEAMRLYPAAPLLIPHESIEECTVSGYNVPSGTQLFINVWKLQRDPHVWEEPCKFQPERFLTRHKDTDVRGQNFELLPFSSGRRMCPGVSFALQVMRFTLASLLHGFDIATPSNEPLDMGEGLGLTVEKSTPLEVLVAPRLSASLYG; encoded by the exons ATGGACATTCTTGGTTCGTCTCAAACAAGTACTGTCGCAGCAATTTTAATCACTCTTTTAATCATTCTATACACCTCGTTGTCGGTTTCAAGAAATTTGCTTAGAAAATACACAAGCAAGAAGAAGAGGGGAGCACCAGAAGCTGGGGGAGCATGGCCTGTGATTGGCCATCTACACCTCTTAGGAGGGCCAGAACCTCCTCACAGGGTGTTGGGCTGCATGGCTGACAAGTATGGACCAATCTTCACAATCAAGATGGGCATAAATCGAGCATTAGTTGTGAGTAATTGGGAGATGGCTAAAGAGTGTCTTACTACACACGACAAAGTCTTTGCCAGCCGTCCAAAAACTCTAGCCATGGAGATTTTAGGCTACAATTTTTCCATGTTTGGGTTTAGCCCATACGGCTCTTACTGGCGAGAGACACGCAAGATAGCCACACTTGAGCTTCTGTCGAACCATCGGCTTGAGAAGCTCAAGCATGTACGAGAGTACGAGTTGAAGACTTGTTTGAAGGAGTTATATCAGTTATGGGACAACAACAAAAGCACTAATAAGATGTTGTTGGTAGAGATGAAGAGATGGCTTGCAGACAGCATCCGTAATGTGGTTTTAAGAATGATTGTAGGAAAGGGATGCAATTCAATGGATAGTGAAGAATGGAAAGAACTATTAACGAGATTTTTTGAAATGAGTGGTAAGTTTGTGGTGTCAGATGCATTGCCGTTTTTGAGATGGTTGGATATAGGGGGTGATGAGAGGTCAATGAAGAAGATTGCCAAAGAATTAGACGTTGTTGTTCAAGGATGGTTAGAAGAGCACAAGATGAAGAGAGATTCTCAGGAAATGaatcaagaagaagaagattttaTGTATGTGATGCTTTCGATTTTAGGAGATACAGACCAATATTATGGTCGTGATGTTGATACAATCAATAAAGCTATTTGCCTG GGTCTCATCTTAGCAGCAACGGACACCACAGCTGTTACATTGACATGGATTATCTCCCTGCTTCTCAATCATCATGATATTCTAAACAAGGCTCGAAATGAACTAGATATTCAGGTGGGCACAAAAAGGCAAGTGAATGAATCAGATATAAAAAACTTAGTTTACTTACAAGCCATTCTTAAAGAAGCAATGCGTTTATATCCTGCTGCGCCACTCTTAATTCCACACGAGTCTATAGAAGAGTGCACAGTAAGTGGTTACAATGTTCCCAGCGGCACACAACTTTTTATCAACGTTTGGAAGCTTCAACGTGATCCACATGTCTGGGAAGAGCCTTGTAAATTTCAGCCAGAAAGATTTTTGACAAGGCACAAGGATACTGATGTCAGGggacaaaattttgaattgttacCTTTTAGTAGTGGCAGAAGAATGTGTCCTGGAGTTTCATTCGCCCTCCAAGTTATGCGATTTACACTTGCTTCTTTACTTCATGGCTTTGATATTGCAACCCCATCAAATGAACCATTGGACATGGGGGAGGGATTAGGGTTGACCGTAGAGAAATCTACACCACTTGAAGTACTTGTCGCTCCACGTCTTTCGGCTTCTTTGTACGGCTAA